One Brassica napus cultivar Da-Ae chromosome A5, Da-Ae, whole genome shotgun sequence DNA window includes the following coding sequences:
- the LOC106407453 gene encoding GDSL esterase/lipase ESM1-like precursor: MACKFSFVSVMGVLLVLTIFHDPIIVDAGQGVPEVALFTFGDSYYDAGNKAFLGKNKNPPQNLWPYGKSRDDPNGKFSDGYIVPDFIAEFMSIPNGIPPALKPGANLSRGASFAVADASILGAPVESMTLNQQVNKFRSMISTWSEDYIEKSLFMIYIGTEDYLNFTKFNPTASASAQQAFVTSVTNKLKTDIGLLYSLGASKFAVPMLAPLGCLPIVRQEYKTGNDCYEPLNDLAKQHNEKIGPILNEYAKKPNGGFQFTVLDFYNAVIRRTTRSYNYRFYVANSSCCGVGTHNAYGCGMANVHSKLCEYQRSYFFFDGRHNTEKAQEEIAHLLYGANTNVIHPMTVRELIVFPAKENMRELWEPNTSIRRRRSSRDYLDLSAYY; this comes from the exons ATGGCATGCAAGTTTAGTTTTGTGAGTGTCATGGGAGTACTATTGGTGTTAACCATATTCCATGATCCGATCATCGTCGACGCCGGCCAAGGTGTTCCGGAGGTAGCATTGTTCACTTTTGGAGACTCTTACTACGACGCTGGAAACAAAGCTTTTCTaggcaaaaacaaaaaccctcCACAAAACCTGTGGCCTTACGGCAAGTCCCGTGACGACCCCAACGGCAAGTTTTCGGACGGCTATATTGTCCCCGACTTTATCG CTGAATTCATGTCCATTCCAAACGGAATCCCGCCGGCGCTTAAACCTGGTGCTAATCTTTCACGTGGAGCTAGCTTTGCCGTCGCCGACGCTTCTATTCTTGGGGCTCCGGTGGAATCT ATGACACTGAATCAACAAGTGAACAAGTTCAGAAGTATGATATCAACATGGTCCGAAGACTACATCGAGAAATCATTGTTCATGATATACATCGGTACGGAAGATTATTTGAACTTCACCAAGTTTAATCCCACTGCTTCTGCTTCTGCTCAGCAAGCTTTTGTCACTTCCGTCACTAACAAACTAAAAACCGACATCGGC TTGTTATACTCCTTGGGAGCTAGTAAATTCGCAGTTCCAATGCTAGCACCATTGGGTTGCTTACCGATCGTGAGACAAGAATACAAAACCGGCAACGACTGTTACGAGCCACTCAACGATTTGGCCAAACAACACAACGAGAAGATCGGTCCGATATTGAACGAGTATGCTAAAAAACCCAACGGCGGTTTTCAGTTCACTGTCTTAGATTTCTACAATGCTGTTATCCGTCGGACAACAAGGAGTTATAACTATC GGTTTTATGTGGCCAACTCATCGTGCTGCGGGGTAGGGACTCACAACGCGTATGGTTGTGGAATGGCTAACGTGCACTCGAAGCTATGTGAGTACCAAAGATCTTACTTCTTCTTTGACGGACGTCACAACACTGAGAAAGCTCAGGAGGAAATAGCTCATCTTCTCTATGGAGCCAATACTAACGTGATCCACCCGATGACCGTACGTGAGCTAATCGTTTTTCCGGCTAAGGAGAACATGCGTGAGTTGTGGGAACCCAACACGTCTATTCGTCGTCGACGATCATCTCGTGATTACCTCGATTTATCAGCTTATTATTAG
- the LOC106373779 gene encoding B3 domain-containing protein REM7-like: MANPHEPHFFKPLLPGFHSGVVDTLSLFLLCICSYFGVLLNFAFSDLQTIPLGFFSKHIKGKMNQKIWKLRSDTSDKTWEVIQEGRRLTGGWKDFTTAHDLRIGDIVIFKHEGDMVFHVTPFGPSCCEIQYTHPHIIKEEADADDAADDADDNEHHHKISKFQSKFTVIGRKTCGMFLTWKIVSYISGGTWAMSSFSFDYCFLAEVTASNLKEDKLVSQFSYV, from the coding sequence ATGGCGAACCCGCATGAACCTCATTTCTTCAAGCCTCTGCTTCCTGGTTTCCACAGTGGCGTCGTAGACACACTCTCTCTATTTCTCCTCTGTATATGTTCCTATTTTGGAGTTTTGCTTAACTTTGCCTTTTCTGACTTGCAGACAATACCACTTGGCTTCTTCTCAAAGCacataaaaggaaagatgaaCCAGAAAATATGGAAACTAAGATCGGACACTTCAGATAAAACTTGGGAAGTGATACAAGAAGGCAGGAGACTCACCGGAGGTTGGAAAGATTTTACCACAGCACATGACCTTCGAATCGGTGACATTGTCATCTTCAAACACGAAGGAGACATGGTGTTTCATGTCACTCCTTTTGGTCCTAGCTGTTGTGAGATTCAGTATACACATCCTCACATCATCAAGGAAGAAGCCGACGCGGATGATGCTGCGGATGATGCTGATGACAATGAGCATCACCACAAGATTAGTAAGTTTCAATCAAAGTTCACCGTAATTGGGAGGAAAACTTGTGGGATGTTTTTGACGTGGAAAATTGTTTCTTATATTTCAGGAGGAACATGGGCaatgtcttctttctcattcgACTACTGTTTTTTAGCTGAGGTCACTGCTTCAAATCTAAAAGAAGACAAACTTGTGAGTCAATTTTCATACGTATAA
- the LOC111197888 gene encoding uncharacterized protein LOC111197888 yields MSSPSSNRHLDHYENPYYLHSSDHAGLVLVSDRLNTGAEFHSWRRSVRMALNVRNKLGFIDGTIPKPPDNHRDSGSWSRCNDMVATWLMNSVSKKIGQSLLFVSTAESIWKNILSRFKQDDAPRVYEIDQKLSSIQQGSDDVTTYYTALVTLWEEHKNYVELPVCSCGKCECNAAELWERLQERSRVTKFLMGLNESYESTHRHILMLKPIPPIEEVFNLVTQDERQRAIKPSSTPTSVVFQASGPDETLLSAPPDHSAFAAAHANSGYRPKQRPLCTYCGQLGHIVDKCFRLHGYPPGHKFNKSSNPGQGTHATAGYAPRGQNNYNQRGMQPQNSYNQRSMQQQNNHYTQPQHSQQANAVAQQIVPASSTSLPASGLR; encoded by the exons ATGAGTTCACCTTCTTCAAATCGTCACCTTGATCACTATGAAAATCCATACTACCTTCATAGCTCGGATCATGCCGGTCTCGTCCTTGTTTCCGATCGCCTCAACACCGGTGCAGAGTTCCATTCATGGCGACGCTCGGTTCGTATGGCTCTCAACGTCAGGAATAAACTTGGATTCATCGATGGTACGATTCCTAAACCTCCTGATAATCATCGAGACTCGGGATCTTGGTCACGTTGCAATGATATGGTAGCTACGTGGTTAATGAACTCTGTATCCAAGAAGATAGGTCAAAGCTTATTGTTTGTGTCCACCGCTGAATCGATCTGGAAGAATATTCTCTCTAGATTCAAACAAGATGATGCTCCGCGCGTTTATGAGATTGATCAGAAGTTGAGTTCGATTCAGCAAGGCTCTGATGATGTAACCACTTACTATACTGCGTTGGTTACTCTTTGGGAAGAGCACAAGAACTATGTTGAATTGCCTGTGTGTTCTTGTGGAAAGTGTGAGTGCAATGCTGCTGAGCTATGGGAACGTCTTCAGGAACGTAGCAGAGTTACCAAATTCCTGATGGGGCTGAATGAATCTTATGAATCAACACATCGTCATATCCTGATGCTAAAGCCAATTCCACCTATTGAGGAGGTGTTTAATCTGGTGACACAGGATGAACGTCAGAGAGCTATCAAGCCGAGCTCTACTCCAACAAGTGTTGTTTTTCAAGCATCTGGTCCAGATGAGACTTTACTTTCTGCTCCTCCTGATCATTCAGCTTTTGCTGCAGCTCATGCCAACTCAGGATACCGTCCAAAGCAACGTCCTTTGTGTACCTATTGTGGTCAACTTGGTCACATTGTTGATAAATGCTTTCGTCTTCATGGTTATCCTCCTGGTCACAAGTTCAATAAGTCATCTAATCCTGGACAAGGCACTCACGCTACTGCTGGTTATGCTCCTCGGGGACAGAACAATTACAACCAAAGGGGGATGCAGCCGCAGAACAGCTACAATCAACGATCGATGCAGCAGCAGAACAATCATTACACTCAACCACAACACTCTCAACAAGCTAATGCTGTTGCTCAACAGATTGTTCCTGCTTCATCAACTTCTCTCCCTG CTTCAGGCTTACGTTAG
- the LOC106409486 gene encoding GDSL esterase/lipase ESM1, whose translation MVGKCDFVSVIGAILVLTIFHNPNIVHAGEGVPEVALFTFGDSYYDAGNKAFLSKKKNPPQTQWPYGKSLDDPNGKFSDGHIVPDFIGDFISIPNGIPPALKPGANLSRGASFAVADASILGAPVESMTLNQQVNKFRSMKSNWTDDYIEKSLFMIYIGTEDYLNFTKTNPTADASAQQAFVISVTNKLKNDIGLLYSLGASKFMVQLLAPLGCLPIMRQEHGTGNDCYEPLNDLAKQHNEKIGPMLNQFAKSPGFQFTVFDFYNAILRRTQRPHNYRFYVANSSCCGVGTHTAYGCGMGNVHSKLCEYQRSYLFFDGRHNTEKAQEELAHLIYGADTNVIQPMTVRELIVFPAGANMLESWEPNLSSVRRRPSTKSTSVYRLLDLVG comes from the exons ATGGTAGGAAAGTGTGATTTTGTGAGTGTTATAGGAGCCATACTGGTACTAACCATCTTCCATAATCCGAACATCGTCCACGCCGGCGAGGGTGTTCCGGAGGTAGCGTTGTTCACTTTCGGAGACTCTTATTACGACGCCGGAAACAAAGCGTTTctaagcaaaaagaaaaatccTCCACAAACCCAATGGCCTTATGGCAAATCCCTTGACGACCCTAACGGCAAGTTTTCCGACGGCCACATTGTCCCCGATTTTATCG GTGACTTCATATCCATACCGAACGGAATCCCGCCTGCACTTAAACCAGGCGCTAATCTTTCACGTGGAGCTAGTTTTGCCGTCGCTGATGCTTCTATCCTTGGAGCTCCGGTGGAATCT ATGACACTGAATCAACAAGTGAACAAGTTCAGAAGCATGAAATCAAATTGGACCGACGACTACATCGAGAAATCACTGTTTATGATATACATCGGTACAGAAGATTATTTGAACTTCACCAAGACCAATCCCACTGCAGACGCTTCTGCTCAGCAAGCTTTTGTCATTTCCGTCACGAACAAATTAAAGAACGACATCGGC TTGTTATACTCCTTGGGAGCCAGTAAGTTCATGGTTCAATTGCTAGCACCATTGGGTTGTTTACCGATCATGAGACAAGAACATGGAACCGGCAACGACTGTTACGAGCCACTTAACGATTTGGCCAAACAACACAACGAGAAGATCGGTCCGATGTTGAACCAGTTTGCCAAATCCCCTGGTTTTCAATTCACCGTCTTTGATTTCTACAACGCCATCCTTCGGAGGACACAGAGACCTCATAACTACC GGTTCTACGTGGCGAACTCATCATGTTGTGGTGTTGGGACGCACACTGCGTACGGTTGCGGAATGGGAAACGTTCACTCGAAACTATGTGAGTATCAAAGGTCGTATCTCTTCTTTGACGGACGTCACAACACAGAGAAGGCCCAAGAGGAACTAGCTCATCTGATCTATGGAGCTGACACTAATGTGATCCAACCGATGACGGTCCGTGAGCTAATTGTGTTTCCAGCTGGAGCGAACATGCTTGAGTCTTGGGAGCCTAACTTGTCCTCGGTCCGTCGTCGTCCATCTACTAAATCTACATCAGTTTATCGACTTCTTGATTTAGTTGGATGA